Proteins found in one Dermacentor silvarum isolate Dsil-2018 chromosome 8, BIME_Dsil_1.4, whole genome shotgun sequence genomic segment:
- the LOC119460688 gene encoding uncharacterized protein LOC119460688, whose product MALSKAARFPCSSSLIETVACTTRGERTVDGEARLLGESICRRAMSSVPVSDEGSFLAGTVELVPSLRGKDKAKYLDRTFTLESCSGHRYRWRCDQRQCKSRLITDFYGGEHMVYKFRDHDEDTHRLVESKRKRRLEITYKQKPVKIGDFQYVSEKRIGGLIFWRCVYVSCPGRCRTHDGHLVSGPSEHLCPAPAKKVQPYIDDQCNNISGGVAHTSDDCTVLDCRDDTEGSSRDVVSHEQQEEGLGQPLRKRLKQQLEKDDQGRQLEQKQQPDNRSSSPATNSEPVALSKMAFNLKSLIKSEPPSPVAPKDTSADGISNVDALTAKAMHSSRSETPEDRSMGAIFKPAIIRGTSLNKAFTLGINYVRFSEDNGDVIEDDRSTVSNASSDDEIRNVDEDDPKESRECRGYVGSNNGDEEPTRVSAGDAEKGEPRGRISVNEGHDERPRKMADRFVRVGSNRTRAGHRERIADWMQATGGYCSSREKELREDMLLQMCRRLEAETELLKEMRRTEVLREKLLARRCEALGVETVPVGADCRTGRRRRMSFEESKE is encoded by the exons ATGGCGCTGAGTAAGGCCGCGCGCTTCCCGTGTTCGTCAAGCCTGATAGAGACCGTCGCCTGTACTACTAGAGGAGAACGAACCGTCGACGGCGAAGCGCGCCTGCTGGGCGAAAGTATCTGTCGACGAGCGATGTCCTCCGTGCCGGTCTCCGACGAGGGCTCGTTCCTCGCAGGCACCGTCGAACTAGTGCCATCGCTACGCGGTAAAGACAAAGCCAAGTACTTAGACCGGACGTTCACGTTGGAATCCTGCAGCGGTCATCGCTACCGCTGGCGCTGCGACCAGCGTCAGTGCAAGTCGAGACTCATCACCGACTTTTACGGCGGCGAGCACATGGTGTACAAGTTTCGGGACCACGACGAGGACACGCACCGGCTGGTGGAGAGCAAACGGAAAAGGCGTTTGGAGATAACCTACAAGCAAAAG CCAGTCAAGATCGGCGATTTCCAGTACGTGTCGGAGAAGCGGATCGGAGGCCTGATCTTCTGGCGTTGCGTCTACGTGAGCTGCCCGGGACGATGCCGCACCCACGACGGCCACCTGGTCAGCGGGCCCTCGGAACACCTGTGCCCGGCTCCCGCAAAAAAGGTCCAGCCATACAT aGACGATCAGTGCAACAACATTTCTGGTGGTGTTGCGCATACCAGCGATGACTGCACGGTACTCGACTGCCGTGACGACACAGAAGGTAGCAGTCGTGACGTGGTTTCGCATGAGCAGCAAGAGGAGGGACTCGGTCAGCCCCTGCGGAAAAGGCTGAAGCAGCAGCTAGAGAAGGATGATCAGGGGCGGCAGTTGGAACAGAAACAACAACCGGACAACCGAAGCAGCAGTCCAGCGACCAATAGCGAGCCGGTCGCCCTGTCGAAGATGGCGTTCAACCTGAAATCACTCATCAAATCGGAACCGCCGTCACCAGTCGCCCCGAAAGATACGTCCGCAGATGGCATCAGTAATGTGGACGCTCTCACTGCCAAGGCTATGCATAGCTCTCGCTCGGAGACGCCTGAGGACAGGAGCATGGGGGCCATATTCAAACCAGCTATTATTCGGGGTACGTCACTCAATAAAGCTTTTACACTAGGCATTAACTACGTACGCTTTTCCGAAGATAACGGTGACGTCATCGAGGATGATCGCTCTACTGTAAGCAACGCCAGTAGTGATGACGAAATCAGGAACGTCGACGAGGACGACCCGAAAGAGTCACGTGAATGCCGTGGTTACGTAGGCAGCAATAACGGCGATGAAGAACCCACACGTGTGAGCGCCGGCGACGCTGAGAAAGGTGAGCCTCGTGGACGCATCAGCGTAAATGAAGGTCACGATGAGCGCCCACGCAAGATGGCCGACCGCTTTGTACGCGTGGGAAGCAACAGGACACGTGCCGGCCACCGCGAACGCATTGCAGACTGGATGCAGGCAACGGGTGGCTACTGCAGTAGTCGGGAAAAGGAGCTGCGGGAAGATATGCTTCTGCAGATGTGCCGCCGTCTGGAGGCAGAGACGGAACTGTTAAAGGAAATGCGGCGCACCGAGGTCCTCCGTGAGAAACTGCTCGCTCGAAGGTGCGAGGCTCTCGGGGTGGAGACGGTGCCTGTTGGGGCCGACTGCCGTACGGGGAGGCGGCGTCGAATGTCTTTTGAAGAATCGAAAGAATAA
- the LOC119460692 gene encoding uncharacterized protein LOC119460692, which produces MRSQPLFVAFVILLLLFIDAAFGMEDVLGLLNDRVDSVTNMARAFLAVFVGAFTINACAVIFIVFGDGRSRRFLFPLVVVYAALYLVFSGLAYLFLGLSGTVAGRVRTLGSIMDIASVTDISDSAFSYIKVHEPECRLRLVCELSEKAIERDHMFALVLRVVSVLGSAGGPYVEAVLGGLSGRGCHLLFSECEYSPLRRSLPFVE; this is translated from the exons ATGAGAAGCCAGCCGCTGTTTGTCGCTTTCGTCATCCTGCTTCTGCTGTTTATCGACGCTGCCTTCGGAA TGGAAGACGTCCTGGGTCTGCTGAACGACCGAGTCGACTCCGTCACCAACATGGCGCGCGCCTTCCTGGCCGTCTTCGTCGGCGCCTTCACCATCAACGCGTGCGCCGTCATCTTCATTGTGTTCGGTGACGGTCGCTCGCGTCGGTTCCTGTTCCCCCTGGTGGTGGTCTACGCGGCCTTGTACCTGGTCTTCAGCGGGCTGGCGTACCTGTTCCTCGGACTAAGCGGCACCGTGGCCGGTCGCGTGCGCACGCTGGGTTCCATCATGGACATCGCCTCAGTGACCGACATCTCGGACTCTGCCTTCTCCTACATCAAGGTGCACGAGCCGGAGTGCCGACTTCGCCTCGTGTGCGAGCTCTCCGAAAAAGCGATCGAGCGCGACCACATGTTCGCCCTGGTGCTTCGCGTCGTCAGCGTGCTGGGCAGCGCCGGCGGACCGTACGTTGAAGCGGTGCTCGGGGGTCTCAGCGGCCGTGGCTGTCACCTGCTGTTCTCGGAGTGCGAGTACTCGCCCTTAAGAAGATCCCTGCCATTCGTCGAGTAG